The Hippopotamus amphibius kiboko isolate mHipAmp2 chromosome 16, mHipAmp2.hap2, whole genome shotgun sequence genomic interval TGGCCAGAGGTTGGACCTGGGAAAGCAatattttgttctctctctcttttttttttcttcttttcttaaatttatttttggctgtgttgggcgttgggtctttgttgcttcccTAGGGCTTTCtcttgtgacgagcaggggctactcttctttgcagggTGTGGGCttagtgtgatggcttctcttgttgcagagcatgggctctaggcgtgcaggcttcagtatttgcagcacacagactcagtagttgtggcgcacaggcttaactgctccacggcatgtgggttcttcctgcaccagggctggaacctgtgccccctgcgttggtaggagaattcttaaccaccgcgccaccaggaaGGTCCCAATATTTTGGATAAATGGCCTTTTAGGAGCAGGGCCAGATGGGGTGAGACAGTTCATGGGGATGTAGGTGGAGGGGGAGAAGCAGGAATCAGAAAGCTCTGGGGGCCGTGatgagggggaagaggaaggaggaagagacagTGTTTTAGGAGTGAGTAGGTGGCTACTGGAACAGTGACTGGGTGGAGCTGTGAGCTAATCCTAGGGAGTGGAGGGGGCAGGATTAGGGATTAGAGAGGACAGAGGTGGGGTCAGAATTTGAAAGAGAGCCAGAGATGGGGACCAGATGAAATTTGGAAAGAGAGACAGCAGTGGTATCATGATAAGGATAAGGGATTAAGATGGGTGGAGTAAGGATTCCTCTCAAAACTGGTGTGGTCCATACTGGGGGAGATAAAGTTTGTACATAAGGGTCAAATCTAgtgttaaaagttttttaaatagtATCTAACTGGGACGCTCCTGcatctataaaataaacatatgtctaagaatccatctgccaatgcaggggtcacaggttccattcctggtctgggaagatcccacatgccgcagagcaactaagtccatgcgccacaactactgaagcccgcactcctggagcctgtgctctgtaatgagagaagccactgcaatgagaagcatgtGCACCGcaaagaaagagtagcccctgcttgccgcaactagagaaagcccgctcgcagcaacaaacacccaacgcagccaataaatacataaataaataaaatgaatttactgaaaaaaatttaaaaagataaaatgaacgTATGTCAAAGATGTTATTTGGATTCATTAATAAGTGACGGAGCTAGTAAGACGTTACAAAGAACCACACACATAGAGGCAGTAAGAAGTGCTGAAGTGAATTAACAAATAGATGCAAAACTGGCTTATTCTATATGGAGGGGAGGGAATTGTACTTTCACCTGACAAAACATTTGCATGGTTACGGACAAGAATCATTTGCACTGCTATCAACTACTTATCATTTTCAGAGTTATAAAGTAGCTCAAGGACAGTAAAAGAAGCTGAGACCCCATATAATCAGATAAGCTATCCAGTTTTCCATTGATGATATCTGTTGGGTCCATCTTAAAGTCTTTCACAATTTTTCCCTACACTAGGAAGAAAAGTTTGTGGTCTGGCTTAGGATGGTAGTGGGAGGGATGTCTGATGACTTCACTGGGAATGCAGGTGAGTTTGGGGAAGAGAGTGGACCTGGGGTGAGGATGGGGCGGGAGTTGGTTTTGGGGATAGGATTAAGTTGTAGATGGGAGGGTCTGGGAATAATGTTGTTGACAGAGTCCAGTTGGGTTGGGGCTGGAGATGAGGCCAAGATTGAGTATTTGGATGGGGCAGTGTTGAAATACAGTTGAGTTGGTGTTGTGCGTTGACATTGATAATAAGCACTAGACGTGAGGTCGAGTATCTGTGTCGGGGTAGGGTTTTGGTGGGAGTAGGCTGGGTCACAGCTGTGAGTGCCTCTCAAGGAGACAGAAAGTCTGTTGTCGTCCCCCACCTTGGAATTACCCCACCTCCCAGGACTGGACCCAGAGAAGGGACTGAGTTCACTCTTTTTGAGTTGAGTTGGGTTCAGGctgagtggcaggagggaggatGCCAGGTCAAGTGAGGTGACAGGCTTGTGTGGGAAGTCACGGTTCCTGTGCCCTCTTGTGACCTGGGTCCACACTTCCAGAAAAAGCCTTTCTCACTTGGGAAGGGCTGGAACTTGGAGTAGGGGTTTGGTATTTGCTGAGGGGTGAGTATCAGATCCACACTGATATTACGGCTTATGATTGGCTGATGCTTTTTGAAGCGAGGTCATAGACCCACCAAGGACTGGGGAtgttccatcccctcacttgatCAATAAGGCGACTGGAGCTCGTGTGGGGCAGTGAGCGGCTGAAAGTTTCATGCCAATTAAACCAAATCCAGGGGTACTGGCTCATAGATCAGCGTCTGTCCCCCTCAGAGAGAAGggctggagaaagaaagagaaaggactggaaaaaGAGACAGTGTTCCTCGTGGTTCAGAGTTGAGTTCAAGTGACATGGCCACTGtgtcccatttgtaaaatggtgcTACCAATAGCACTTGCCTCATAGaggagggttaaatgagttaatatttgaagATGCTTAGAGGAGAGTTTGACACCAATCAAGGGCCACAAACATGCTTGTTAAATAACTAAAGCTGGAGATGGAGGCAGCCCGAGGTTCCCGGGAGCCCCACCCTCGCTTGGCTTGAAAATGGGGTTCTTTGTCAAGCAGGAACTGGAAGTTCTGGTTGGAAGTGCTGGCTGAGACGAGAAAGTTGGCCCCACACCCAGGCCCAGAGCAGAAGCCCCGATGCatgaagggagggggagaagagaaagacCCAAAAGGATAAACACACAGAGATAGAAAAACAAGGTGGAtgggagagggcagaggaaaTGCAGGGAGAGACAAAGGCAAGACGATGTATGAGTAGAAAGACACAGAGATACCTGGGGGAGAAATCAGACTTGGGCTTTTGGAGAGAAAGATGCCCAAGAAATTGAGACAGGAGAGTTCTTCTTTAGAGCCGGGTCCATGTTATTAAGGCTATTGGCCCCAGTCATCATCTTTCTCACACATCAATGAAATTCCCCTTTGCACCCATCAGAATAGCAAAAACTAGAAAGGTCAGTCTTGCCACCTACCTGCATCTGTGCTCACatcctctgcctcctctcccatCTCTATAGATGTACCTCCATAGATGACCCCTCCACCTGTGCCAGGTACCCCATCCCCTCTCACCTCCTCGAGGACACTCTTCCAGCCAGCAGTTCTCTGCTCCCTCGCCTGcatcatcaatttttttcttccccattcaCATACAAACATGCTACCATTTCTCCCACGTTctatgaaaagaattttttaaaaaaccttctcTCAACCTTCACGCTCTCCTTCAGCCCCTGGCCCAATCTTTGCTCCCCTTGGCTGCAGTTCTCCAAAATGTTGGCTACACGTCCCGTCTGGCATTCCTCTCCTCCTGTTCTCTTGAGCCCACTCCACGCAGGCCTCCGCCCCCACTGCTCCACCAGCTGTGCCTCTTTTAAGGGCACCAATAACGTCCATGTTGCTGAACCCAGTAGCAAGCTCATTGGGGTTCATCTTACTTGAGTTATCAGCAGTGTTTAGCAAGCAGATCACTCCCTCGTCCTTCAAAGTCTTTCCTCAGCTGCTGAGACACTACCCCCGCCTGGTCTTCCTCATAGCTCACTGACTGCTTCTCGTCCGTGCCTGGTGCTGTTTTCTCCTCATGTCCCCAATCTCTACATGCTGGAGCATTtgaccctcttctttcctctgtctaCGCACACTCCCTTGGTGATCTCATCTGCTCTCGTGGCTTTAAATACCAACTACATGCTGACGACTCCCAAATTTTATGTCTCCAGCCAGACCTTGCTCTGAAACTCTCGACTTCACATCCAAATGCCTACTCAACAAATTCACATTGAAAACTGAACTCCTGTCCTCCACCCCTCTCACGTTCCAAATGGGCTCCTCTTACAACCTTGATCCTCTCAGTAAATAGTCTCTTCATCCTTTTATTCCTTGGTCGAAACCTCAGTCTCGCCCTTGAATTCCTTTTCTCACACCCCACACATCCATTTTGTTACCAAACCCTGccagctctaccttcaaaatagatCCAGAATAGGACCATTTCTCAATGCCTTCCGCCCTCGCCACCATGGTCcctccaagccaccatcatctctcacctggattattgcaaGTTTCTTGTCTGGTCTCCCTGTTTTTGTCCTTGTCTGCCTACACTCTGTTTAcgacacagcagccagagtgaccttttatttaaaatgtaagtcagaGCCGGTCGCTCCTCTTCTTGAAAACCTGCAGTGCCTCCCACCTCACGCAGAGTGAAAGTCAAGTTTCCTTATGGTGGCCGACAAGGCTCTAGATCATCTGGCCCCAGTAGTCTTCtgatctctccctccccctcctcttctcctgCCCCTCTCATGCCGGGCACAATCCCATCTCAGAACTTCAAAACTTTAATTCCCACTCCTGGAGCCCTCTTCCAAACCAGATGTCTGCCTGGTTTCTTCCATTCTTGTCATTCTCTCCGTGAAGACTTTCTTGACCTCTGTAGTTGGGGATCCCTGAGACAGGTTCAGGGAATCACTagggactcacagaactcagaaaagctcCTGTACTCACGATTTTGGTTTattacagcaaaatgaaaaggcacacAGGGCCCAGTTCAGGGGAGACCAGGCACAAGCTTCCAACcgtcctctcccagtggagtgGTATAGACAGCGCTTACTTTGCCCAGCAACAACGCGTGACCACACGTACAGGGTATTGCCCACCAGGAAAGCCCACCTGAGCCTTGGTGTCTGTGTTTTCTATTGGTGTTGGTCACACAGGCACATGGCTGTCTGCCTGCACGGCTTCCACCTCCTCCACAGGTGAAACATGCCCCAAGACCTCCATCATAAATCACCTTTTTGGGATAGACTGTCTGGCATGGCCCAAGGCACTCAGGTAAAGAAAGACACTGTTATTAGACAGAATATTCCAAGAACTTAGAGGTCATCTCCCAGAGGCTAGGCAAGGGCCAAACCTTTCTTTGTAATGTGCAGGGTTTGGACAACATAGTCCTGCTGAGTTAACCACCCCCTGCAAAACCCACTGAAAATTATAACTTTCCTCTAACATTCTCTATCCCtttattctgctttgttttcctccagAGAACTTACTCCATCTGTAATAgttcatgtttgtttttctcttttattttgtttttgtgtcttgGCTGCTccatgaggcttgcaggatcttagttccctaaccagggattgaactcaggcacCAGcaagtgaaagcactgagtcctaaccactggatcaccagggaactcccaatatttcatgttttacttatttacGTGTCCCTTGTTTGCCTCTCCTCCAGAAGTGAGCTCCCAGAGGGCAACAATATTATCTGCTTTGTTCCTAGAGCAGTAACTGGCACATAATAGGGTTCAATGAATattctgctgaatgaatgaactacagGCATTTTTGAGGGTGCAGAGAGATATGAATCCTTATCTGGGCAAAAACTTGCCAGTACTTGGTGAAATTGATTAAGAGTAAGGCTTTTGGTCCAGTGGTCCTGCTCCTGTGAATATCCCAGAGAAGTGTTCTATAGTTATATAAGGGGCCTGCCCCCAAATGGTCATTGCAGTATTGCTTGGGTAGCGGAAGGAAACTAGGTGTCCATCACTGGGGGACTGGGTCATTAAACATGGTGGACATATACCATGGAGTGGTGCTGCTTAAATTCTAATAAGCGTTGAATCCGCTGGgggttaaaatgcaggttctggttCAATTGGTCTGGGGTCGGGTCCTAGACTCTGACTTCTAGTAAGTTCCTGATAATTCCGAGACTGCTGTTGCCTGGACCACGCTATGAGCAAGGGTATATAGACTCAAGCAGCCCCGgccagtagaactttctgcagtggtGGAAATTATTCATCTACACAGTCCAATGTGGCAGCCACCGGCCACACACAGTTACAGAGCATCAGTAATGTGTTGAGTGCGACCGAGGAATGCAATCATTATGCATAGTCAGTCTAGCTAATTTTAGTTTGAAAGTTAGATGACtgcgtgtggctagtggctaccacctTGGACAGCACAGGTTGAGGAGACACTGTGGTGAGTGGTAATAGAACAGATGGGCAGACCGCCACGTGGATAGGCTGTTAACACACTATTTTGGTGTGAAATAACATCCCATCACCCTTGGCGGAATAAGATCGCCTTAAGACCGAAACCTGACTCCTCACTCACACCCACCTTCCTTTGTACCCAATTTCATCAGATCTAAAATGCCTTGATTGTATTGGCGCTATTATTTTGTATAccactgagaaaggaaaaggagctGTCAACTAAATTAGGGCATCATGCTGAGACATAACGCTTTCAGCTAGCTATAAGATGCCTCCCTGCTTTCAGAGGAGGTAAAAATGGGAAAGGGATGTGCATCTGAGAAGTAATAAAACAGGGTATGCAACTGTCGCAGCTGGGAAGGTGAGTTGGAAATCAGATTAAAGTCATCTTTAAACTGTTTGTCCTTAGCTTGATAGAAGGTTGCAGGCCAAGAATTACAGCAtggtctgtgtcctcatctgtctGGGGGTTCAGAGCGACTCAAGGACACGGCTGCTTTCAACTCCTTCCCTCCGCAGAGCTTGTGTGGCTGCTACACATGAGACCCAAGGTGTGTCTGTGTCACCTTGGCTCTCATGGTGATAGACGAAAGGTACCGTCTCCACTTCCCAGCAGTCTTGTTTTCccgtctgtttttctttctcttaattgaaggatagttgatgtaaaatattatataagttacaggtatgcgatatagtgattcacaatttttaaaggttatgctgcatttatagtttttataaaacACTGGCTCTATACCCCcgtcccccccctccccctccaggaaTCTTTTGAGCTGTTGTAGTCAGGCGGGTTCCAGACCTGCCCTCTCAGAACTCTCTGACCCTGGGCTGTCCCCCACAGCAGAGCAGGTGACCACACATGGCCATACAGCCTTCTACTGTATCTGAGTCCCGCAGTATCCACGCACAGAACCACAAGAAGATGGACACGGAATCGGGAAGGGATGCGCAGGTGCTCACCGTTACAGCTGTAACATGACAGACATAAATAGCCTCAAAGCATAGATATCagtaaaaataattaggaattgATGAGTTTTGAGTATTGACTTTTATAAAGTATACattatttaattgtaagtttatgtaatttaatttccAATAGTGGCTATGGTTAGCAACCGGCTTTCAAAATTCCTGAAAACTTGCCAAGAGGCTCCCATGGGCTAGTATGAGCTGGTTCTGGTACACCCACAAGAGCTGCCACCCAGCCCAAGTTTAATGACCTTTTAATTCATAGGGACTCTCTACTTTACTTTTCAATTATGTTTACTGTTTCTTGTCCGTCACCTCCTGCTAGAACGTAAGCTCTGGGATGAAAGCATTTGGATTTGTCTGGCTTGTTCTCAGCCCTACTTCCAGTACCTAGATCCATGCCTGGTGCATAGCAGGTACCCTATAAGTAGACCAATGCCTTGCGCACAGTAGGTGCCCAACAGTCATTCTTGAATGAAAGTAAGAGAGAGAATGAGGTTCATAACACAATGATTTCATGTAAATCACAAGCAACACAGTGTGACAACGCAGGTGTTCCGAGGATTCAAGGCCAGCTCTGTTGGTGCCTGTGCGGAGGGAGGGGGCCCAGAGCCAGGGATGACAAatggaaataagtaaaatgagaGCAGGGCTCTGTCAGGACCTGAACTCAAGAGGGTGATTAACTTAACTCTCCTCACTTGAGAtctgattaggaaaaaaagaggacCTCTTCATCCACATAGTGTTTTCCACGAAACAAGGTAGGTCTTTGCCCTCGTGGTCCTGGACCTCAGCAGTCCCTGCTCACAGGCCtcccaggggaggctgggggaggggcagtcctGCTCAGGGTCACACTGCAAGGCTGGGGCTTTTCCTCCTACCATACCGTGTACAGTGGGTGGTGAGGGGGCAGACCCTCAGGGGACACCACGCACCTTGGAACATGGCTCCTCACTGGGCAACATTGGACCTCTGCGTGCATATCTGTTGGGTGAATTAAATGACTGGAGAATGGAATTTAGGGTTGTTAAAACTTTATTAGTAGTACTTATCTGGTTTTTAGAGACatcaaaagttttgaaaattgtCTTTTTCGGAATATAGTGCCAGATCAGCTCCTTTGCCCTCATGCTCCTGCTCTGTGTGTCTTAGGGGTGCCTTGAATAATGACGGGGAGGCTTTGGGGTGTGGAGAGGACCCCTGAAGGAACTGCTCTGGGAGAGGGGAGTTCTGAGCCAGGGGTCAGGATCAGGatgctgggggcctggactcATGGGTCTGAGGGAtggggagctgggggctgggatcTCTGGGTCTTGAGTGGGAGGAGCAATGTCTTGGAAAGCATGTGGGCAGGTGATATTCTGTCACATCAGCTATGATCTGCTCTGCATGGTTTCCTGGATCCACCTTTGGTACTTGCACAGATTGGTATAGACGCCGGGGTAACCAGGCTGGGCACAGCGCTCCATCCCCCAGGACACGAGGCCCTGGAGCTCTCCTCCGCACACCAGGGGTCCCCCGGAGTCACCCtgagggggagagacagagatggagacatCCACAGACAGACGGCCAGAGCTGTGGGCATGGAGAACCCGAGAGGCAAAGATGGGCCGGGGGTGGGCTGAGACCCCCGCCCCCCCGGTAGGGGCTCTGCAGATCTCAGCCCCTGGGCGTTGGGGTCACTcattccctctctgtctctgtcccttggGTCTCCTGAGCCCCTCTTCATCTCATCTCGGGCTCTAGAAAACTATGTGTGTGTTTCCAGGTGTGCCTCTGGAGCCATTGTTTTGGAATGGATTAAAATCTCTAGAGGGCTTTCCAGGTACCCATATGTGATGACAGCAGTGGACTAGCTCATCTCATTCCCCCGACGAAGACCTGCTGCCCCCATgggacaggtgaggaaacaggtcCAATACCCAAGGGCAAACAGAGAGGAGGCAGACTGGCTATTACAACCTCTCTAGGtctctgggtggggggggggtcccctgATCTTCATGCTCCTGTGGTCCTTTCGTACCTAAGTCCCAGCCCCAAACAATCCCCCTGcccaggctgtctcctgggcctcACCTGACAGGAGTCCTTCCCGCCTTCGGGGACCCCCGCACAGACCATGCCGTCGGTGATGGTTCCAGAGTAGGCCCGCCGACACTCCTGATCCGAGGAGATGTTGATGTTCACACATTGCAGAATGTTGGGGTACCTGGCTGGTGGGGGGCACCGAGGGGTTACAATGGAGTCTACCCTCCAACATGACCCAGGACTCAGACCCCCAGCCACTCCCCCCTCAGACCCAGGACTcagaccccgccccctcccccctcagacCCAGGGCTcaggcccccgccccctcccccctcagacCCAGGACTcaggcccccgccccctcccccctcagacCCAGGACTCAGGCCCCCAGCCCCCTTTCCTGACGCAGGACTCCTCACCGATGGGACTGGATGTGGTGCCCCAGCCCGACACCAGGCAGGAGGTCCCCGCGTTGGCACAGGCGCTGGCCACGGCGATGGGTCTCACTGCCTTCCCCAGCCGCGCGGGCCGCTCCAGCCGCAGCAACATCAGGTCGTTATTGTGGGTCTGGGAGTTGTACTGGGGGTGTGGCACCTGGCGAGCCACACGCAGCACCTGCTCTGTGGGCTCCCAAATCCTCCGGTTGTGCTTGCCCAGGGCAACTCGAAGAATCCTGGCCCATGACCCCCAGGAGTAGTGCGGCTCAGGTTCTGACCCGGAGACTCCTCCCCGCCCTCCAGCAACACTGCCTTCCCTGGTGATGAGTTTCCTTCAAGTCTAACCCTCCCTCTAACTGCAGACTGTTTCCTGGCCTCCTGTACCCTTTCCCCCTGCCTGGGCATTCTCTCTGGATCCAGTCTtaccatcctccccttcccctcgtGGGCTATGCTTTGCCTCCTGACTTGGGTATAAGATGATGGGTGGGCATTCTTGGCTCCATCCTAGGGTCTGTCTGTGCCTGGATCAATATTCTGTGTCCTAAGTGAGACTCTGGGCTGTGGCTCTAGGCTCTAAATCAGAATGAATATTCTCAAGTAGGCTTCAGAGTTCTAGCCTGGCCCTGGAGCTCTGGACATCCTGAACTTATGACTCTAAGATAGGAGCTGGGTTCTAGATTGAGTCTGGATGATAGCATACTTTCAATACTGTGTGAGCTCCAGTTTCGAGGCAAAAGTCTGGACTTCTGGTTCTAGACTCTGGTCTGAGCACTTGACTTCAGATCGGCTCTGGGTTCTAGATGGAGCTCCAGATTATAGTCTGGATCCCAGGTTCTAGATGTTGGTTTCAATTCTGGGCTCTATGTTCTAGATTCTGGGCCCTAGGTTCTACACTGAACTTCAGTTTATGGCATTAGATCTGGTTTATGCGGACTGAGTGAGCTTTTATCTGGACTTTTTGACTTCTAGTCTGGGGTCTGGGGTCCAGGTTTAGGTCTAGAATCTGGGAAGGGCTCTATATGAAGCTTTAGATTACGGTCTTTATTTTGGGATGTGGATGCGGGTTGAGGTCTGGATTCTAGGCTGCTCAAAGAGGAGCTGTAGATTAGACTCTGGATTAAACATTGGATATACAAGGAttagtcaaaaatcatctgcactctagttatattaaaacttctgttggtcacacagccagagtgtggataatttttgactcaccctcatagaacaAGCTCCAGGTTCTGTCTTTATCCTATGCTCTGTGCTGTAAGCATGTTCCTGGATTTATGGCTGGACTGTGGGTTCTGAACCTGACTCTGGATTCCAGGAAGTGTTCTGAGAGGGGTGGGTCCTGAGTCTCTGAAGGTAGACTGTGTCCTGAATTCAACTACCACTTTGGGACGGGCTCCTCATCTTAGACTCTATGTAGGGCTTGGCTTCTGGATGGATCTCGGGTTGTGTGTTAGGCTCTAGAGTCTGTGTGGGACTCTAAGCTGGTGTATAGGTTCTAAATGGTTAATCTGCTTTTAGAATCTAAACTGCGTTCGACATTTATGGCTGGATTCCATGTTCTGAGCTAGGTCTGTGGTGCTAGGCTCTTATCTAGACCCCAAACCAGGATCCAGCTACTACACTGGGTTCTACACAGGGCTAGACTCTGGAATACACTTGACAGAAGAATAAGGAGGGGGTGACTTACGGGCGGGCACAGTGAGCAGCGGTGATGACCCACTGGCCAGACAGCAGGGACCCTCCACAGAGGAAACTACGCCAGGGACCTGCCAGTAGGGCTGCCTGCCATGGTTGGGAGTTCTTGTCGCACGGGTGGCCACCAAGTATCCTGGTCTCGTTCGCTTGGTTCTGTGCCGTGGCTAGGAGAAGGCAAGGGTGAAGTGGACTGGGGAACGCAGATGGACGAAtgctctccacccacccccagctctctAGGATATTCGGAATCCACAGATCCCCCTATTTTGCCTAATCCTGAAACCACCCACCTTTATCTACCTCACCCTATGTGAGATGTGCCCGACATTGCCCCCAGTACTGTCCCAACACAACCAGGGAGTTTTTGACACCCCCTAACCCCCAGACATCTCTAGAATATCTATTATTGGATCCCAGGGCCACCTCATCCACGGTCCTGATACATCTACTTCCTTTCCCACGAATGTTTTCTACCATTAGTTTTCACAATACACCACAATTCCACCCAGTAATCCTCCAACACCTTCAGGGGGCTCCCTGTCCCTTTCCCAGACTTCTTCCTCAATATGCACCCCCAGGACCCACTAGCTCTCTGCACACGCACTCTGCATGCCACGCCACACGCCCTGCCAGGAGCCCACCACCTCATCATCATTCCCACCATCCTTTCTGACAACAGGTTACCTTTCCCATATTCGTTCTTCCCCTAACACAATCAAGAAGTGTCCTGCGGTCCTTTCTAATAAGACCCAGTCAAGACCTGATAGTTCTGCTCAATTCCTCATTTACGTCTCACTATCTCCTACAACTCTCTGGACCCTGCAATCTCCTAACACCTCCACAACTTAGAACTTAGGCTCCCCTCCAGCACGCTCCTCCGCCATGATCCCCAAACGACTCCCCACCCCTTCTCACCTGGTCACTCGTGAGCATCTCGGGTCCCCAGGGCCCTTCCCCATCTCTTAGAGTCCAGGCCCCACTGCTGTCTTACCTACAGCCAAGATCTGAAGTGCTGTCAGCAGGAGGAACATTCTGAGGACTGGGGGTTGGATTCTGGCAAAtgcagagagaaagtgagagtTAAGGATGCTGTGATCCAGAAGTTa includes:
- the KLK14 gene encoding kallikrein-14, whose protein sequence is MFLLLTALQILAVATAQNQANETRILGGHPCDKNSQPWQAALLAGPWRSFLCGGSLLSGQWVITAAHCARPILRVALGKHNRRIWEPTEQVLRVARQVPHPQYNSQTHNNDLMLLRLERPARLGKAVRPIAVASACANAGTSCLVSGWGTTSSPIARYPNILQCVNINISSDQECRRAYSGTITDGMVCAGVPEGGKDSCQGDSGGPLVCGGELQGLVSWGMERCAQPGYPGVYTNLCKYQRWIQETMQSRS